From the genome of Abditibacteriaceae bacterium, one region includes:
- a CDS encoding type II secretion system protein: MQNTAPKRGFTLIELLVVIAIIGILAAMLFPTFSRAREAARRASCSSNLRQIGLALQMYTMDHTEQMPGAGPTGREWPLFLGPYARSSQIFVCPSSSENLPVVNDGGTNKLSYGYNALIVDATHTGFASVNGGPVSLSYVDLPSETVAIFDYLGTNAPNEAQVTLPSHLPNATATTTRVASRHLEGFNVLYADGHTKFRKTTASLQNEWTVQAD, from the coding sequence ATGCAAAACACAGCGCCGAAACGTGGCTTCACCCTGATCGAACTTCTCGTCGTTATCGCCATTATTGGAATCCTTGCGGCGATGCTGTTCCCGACTTTTTCGCGTGCGAGGGAAGCAGCGCGACGCGCCTCGTGTAGCTCAAACTTAAGGCAAATCGGGTTGGCGCTGCAAATGTATACGATGGATCACACCGAACAAATGCCCGGAGCCGGGCCGACCGGACGCGAGTGGCCGCTCTTTCTGGGTCCGTATGCGCGCAGCAGCCAGATTTTCGTCTGCCCTTCCAGTTCGGAAAATTTGCCGGTTGTGAACGATGGTGGCACCAACAAGCTGAGCTACGGCTATAACGCGCTGATTGTCGATGCAACGCACACCGGCTTCGCTTCAGTTAACGGCGGGCCGGTTTCGTTGTCCTACGTCGATTTGCCTTCGGAAACTGTCGCCATTTTCGATTACCTCGGTACTAACGCGCCCAATGAAGCGCAGGTCACGCTGCCATCGCATTTGCCCAACGCAACCGCGACGACAACGCGTGTCGCTTCGCGTCACCTCGAAGGCTTCAATGTTCTTTACGCTGACGGTCACACCAAATTCCGCAAAACCACCGCTTCGTTGCAAAACGAATGGACAGTTCAAGCCGATTAG
- the argB gene encoding acetylglutamate kinase — translation MNATSQHSGLERVQIISEALPYIRRLHGQTIVVKYGGAAQTDDTLRAAVMRDVALLHYVGVRVVVVHGGGNEISAMCRQLGIEPQFVQGMRVTDAETMRVTEMVMGQIGKNIAQHLNEAGAPSVGVSGKDGGLLRAKKFIGEADWGFVGEVEAVEPRLLNDLARNGFVPVVTPVAPGEDGATYNINADLAASAIAASLGAVKLLLLTDVPGIYRDFEDKSSLLAELNAREAEELIASGAVSKGMIPKVRCCLEAVAGGVDKAHIVDGRAPHALLTELFTDTGCGTMIMK, via the coding sequence ATGAACGCAACTTCTCAACATTCCGGTCTCGAACGCGTGCAGATTATTTCCGAAGCGCTGCCTTATATCCGGCGGCTTCACGGGCAAACCATTGTCGTCAAATACGGCGGCGCGGCCCAAACCGACGACACTTTGCGCGCCGCCGTGATGCGCGACGTGGCGTTGCTGCATTATGTGGGCGTGCGCGTGGTGGTGGTCCACGGTGGCGGCAACGAGATTTCCGCGATGTGCCGTCAACTCGGAATCGAGCCACAATTTGTGCAGGGAATGCGCGTGACCGACGCCGAAACGATGCGCGTGACGGAAATGGTGATGGGCCAGATCGGGAAGAACATCGCGCAGCATCTTAATGAAGCGGGCGCGCCTTCGGTTGGCGTGTCGGGCAAAGACGGTGGCCTGTTGCGCGCAAAGAAATTCATCGGTGAAGCCGATTGGGGCTTCGTTGGCGAAGTGGAAGCTGTCGAGCCGCGCTTGCTTAACGATCTGGCGCGAAACGGTTTCGTGCCAGTTGTGACGCCGGTTGCGCCGGGAGAAGACGGCGCAACCTACAACATCAACGCCGATTTAGCGGCTTCGGCGATTGCAGCCAGCTTGGGCGCGGTGAAGCTCCTGCTGCTCACCGATGTGCCTGGAATTTACCGCGATTTTGAAGATAAATCTTCTTTGTTAGCCGAACTGAATGCGCGCGAAGCCGAAGAACTGATTGCCAGTGGCGCGGTTTCCAAAGGCATGATTCCCAAAGTGCGCTGCTGTCTGGAAGCGGTTGCGGGCGGCGTCGATAAGGCGCACATCGTCGATGGACGCGCGCCGCACGCGCTTTTAACCGAACTGTTCACCGATACCGGTTGCGGCACGATGATTATGAAATAA
- a CDS encoding acetylornithine transaminase has protein sequence MLAQMEVPPKASADVDQSHETAQQLQSHAPRETEALVAADARVGIQNYGRLPLSFVKGKGARLWDAKGKQYLDFLGGIAVVTVGHSHEYVTEAITQQASTLVHSSNIYFIEPQVRLAERLHELSGGMRAFFCNSGAEANEAALKLARKWAKGKGESKVEIITTIDSFHGRTYGSLAATGQPKYHEGFEPMPQGFRYVPRNDVEALKAAVSQRTAAIMLEPIQGESGIQPMSDEYLQAARALCDEFGAALIFDEVQCGMGRTGTFFGFEPSGVQPDIISLAKGLGNGVPIGALLAREDVAAAFVPGTHGCTFGGNFLSCAAANATLDVLFEENLMENAREVGAYFVAQLKAWGEETGAITEVRGRGLMVGVELNVPHARNLMKECLETGLVFNAVGDTILRFLPPLCISHADVDEAMQTLRAAWAEVAK, from the coding sequence ATGTTAGCTCAAATGGAAGTTCCACCCAAAGCATCGGCTGATGTCGATCAGTCGCACGAAACCGCGCAGCAATTGCAGTCGCACGCGCCGCGCGAAACCGAAGCGCTTGTCGCGGCTGATGCGCGCGTGGGCATCCAGAATTACGGGCGTTTGCCGCTTTCGTTTGTCAAAGGCAAAGGCGCGCGTTTGTGGGATGCAAAGGGCAAACAGTATCTCGATTTCCTCGGCGGCATCGCAGTTGTCACCGTGGGGCATAGCCACGAATACGTTACCGAAGCGATTACGCAGCAGGCCTCGACTTTGGTGCATTCGAGCAATATTTACTTCATCGAGCCGCAGGTCCGTCTCGCCGAACGCCTTCATGAATTGTCGGGTGGAATGCGCGCTTTCTTTTGTAACAGCGGCGCGGAAGCTAACGAAGCCGCGCTGAAACTGGCGCGCAAATGGGCCAAAGGCAAGGGCGAATCGAAGGTTGAAATCATTACGACGATCGATTCGTTTCACGGCCGCACCTACGGAAGCCTCGCCGCGACCGGACAGCCGAAATACCACGAAGGCTTCGAGCCGATGCCGCAAGGCTTCCGCTACGTTCCGCGCAACGATGTCGAAGCGTTGAAAGCGGCCGTTTCCCAACGCACTGCTGCGATTATGCTCGAACCGATTCAGGGCGAAAGCGGCATTCAGCCGATGAGCGATGAGTATTTGCAAGCCGCGCGCGCGTTATGCGACGAATTCGGCGCAGCTCTGATTTTTGATGAAGTTCAGTGCGGCATGGGCCGGACGGGAACGTTTTTTGGTTTCGAGCCAAGCGGCGTCCAACCCGATATTATTTCGCTCGCCAAAGGCTTGGGCAACGGCGTACCGATTGGCGCTTTGCTGGCGCGCGAAGACGTCGCCGCAGCGTTTGTCCCCGGCACGCACGGCTGCACGTTTGGCGGCAATTTTCTTTCGTGCGCCGCTGCAAACGCAACACTTGATGTGCTTTTTGAAGAAAACCTGATGGAGAATGCGCGCGAAGTCGGCGCCTATTTCGTGGCGCAGTTAAAAGCGTGGGGCGAGGAAACCGGCGCCATCACCGAAGTGCGCGGGCGCGGCTTGATGGTCGGCGTCGAGTTAAACGTGCCGCACGCACGTAACTTAATGAAAGAATGTCTCGAAACCGGCCTTGTCTTCAACGCAGTCGGCGATACGATTCTGCGTTTCCTACCGCCGCTGTGCATTTCGCACGCGGACGTTGATGAAGCGATGCAGACGCTACGCGCGGCGTGGGCCGAAGTTGCAAAATAA
- the argF gene encoding ornithine carbamoyltransferase: MKHFLSINDVSRDEALFLLAEATRLKTELRDNAARQRETLAGKTLALVFEKPSLRTRVSFDVGMNQLGGHAITLGPSEIGLNTRESAADVARVLGRMADGIMARVFTHQTVQELSEWAGVPVINGLCDIEHPCQALADILTLREHKGLEGRKVVYVGDGNNVCHSLMLLCTKLGVCFAAATPEHYAPDMAFVHRAREDGEVELFHDARDAARGADAVYTDVWTSMGQEEESARRREVFPPFQVNAALMAEAKSDAIVLHCLPAHRGEEIDGETFEKFATPIFDQAENRLHAQKAVLVWQLSATHAANDLHGAARDARSLQPPVSPEDRPYRSTTQTHDV; the protein is encoded by the coding sequence ATGAAACACTTTCTTTCCATCAACGACGTTTCGCGCGACGAAGCGCTTTTCCTGCTGGCTGAAGCGACGCGACTCAAAACCGAGTTGCGCGACAACGCGGCGCGGCAGCGTGAAACCCTCGCGGGCAAAACGCTGGCGCTGGTTTTTGAAAAGCCCAGTCTGCGCACGCGCGTTTCGTTCGATGTGGGAATGAATCAGCTTGGCGGACACGCGATTACTTTGGGGCCAAGCGAAATCGGGCTGAACACGCGCGAAAGCGCCGCCGATGTTGCGCGCGTTCTGGGCCGCATGGCCGATGGAATTATGGCGCGCGTTTTTACGCATCAAACAGTGCAGGAGCTTTCGGAATGGGCGGGCGTGCCCGTCATTAACGGCCTGTGCGACATCGAGCATCCATGTCAGGCGCTGGCGGATATTCTCACCTTGCGCGAGCATAAAGGCTTGGAAGGTCGCAAAGTTGTTTATGTCGGCGACGGCAACAATGTTTGTCATTCTCTGATGCTGCTTTGCACCAAACTGGGCGTGTGTTTCGCCGCTGCAACGCCGGAACATTACGCGCCCGATATGGCATTTGTCCATCGAGCGCGCGAAGATGGCGAAGTCGAGTTGTTCCACGATGCGCGCGACGCCGCACGCGGTGCGGACGCGGTTTACACCGACGTCTGGACTTCGATGGGGCAGGAAGAAGAAAGCGCACGTCGCCGCGAAGTGTTTCCACCGTTTCAAGTCAATGCTGCGCTGATGGCCGAAGCCAAGAGCGATGCTATTGTTCTGCATTGTCTTCCGGCGCATCGCGGCGAGGAAATCGACGGCGAAACCTTTGAGAAATTCGCGACGCCTATTTTCGATCAGGCTGAAAATCGTTTGCACGCGCAGAAAGCCGTGCTGGTGTGGCAGTTGAGTGCGACCCATGCTGCCAACGATTTGCATGGCGCAGCGCGTGATGCTCGCTCGTTGCAGCCACCCGTTTCGCCCGAGGATCGACCTTATCGGTCAACGACACAAACTCATGATGTTTAA
- the radA gene encoding DNA repair protein RadA has protein sequence MARISTRYICQGCGYDAPRWLGKCPECGAFNTFAEEKVAAAPKSNATTTRTGFSSGNTGSAAQKLTDVSTQRRERLLTGISEFDRVLGGGVVPGSLILIGGDPGIGKSTLLLEAAVRLAETYGSGLYISGEESAEQIRLRADRLTLTSSNLYLLAETDLSLVENQIRTAKPAFVILDSIQTVANPGIDSAPGTLTQVREGAATMQRIAKESGIPIFLVGHVNKEGNLAGPRALEHIVDAVLQLEGDEHHNFRILRALKNRFGSTNELGVFAMTEGGMEGVENPSQLFLSERQATSPGSCVVATVEGSRPLLVEVQALCAPSYFTSPRRTVTGADFNRVNVALAVIEKRLGMRLGDMDVYVNVVGGVRISEPALDLGIALAVISSLHDIPLPSDICVFGEVGLAGEVRAVNNADRRATEAARLGFARCVVPMAVLQKLPAQLKDAHGETLLRGAATLRDAVAHALPEALNKKLPRRERKEKGTAENDRTSSRENRDMRSNTGAYENFNAANTDAWGEE, from the coding sequence ATGGCTCGAATTTCTACTCGTTACATTTGTCAGGGTTGTGGTTACGATGCGCCGCGTTGGTTGGGAAAATGTCCCGAATGCGGCGCATTCAATACCTTTGCTGAAGAAAAAGTTGCGGCAGCACCGAAATCGAACGCGACAACAACGCGCACTGGCTTTTCTTCAGGCAATACGGGAAGCGCCGCGCAAAAGCTCACCGACGTTTCGACACAGCGCCGCGAACGCTTGCTCACGGGAATCTCTGAATTCGACCGCGTTTTGGGCGGGGGCGTCGTGCCGGGCAGCCTGATTCTCATCGGCGGCGATCCGGGCATTGGTAAAAGCACGCTTTTGTTGGAAGCTGCCGTTCGCTTGGCCGAAACCTACGGCAGCGGACTTTATATCTCGGGCGAAGAAAGCGCCGAACAGATTCGTCTGCGCGCCGACCGCTTAACCCTGACATCAAGCAACTTATATTTGCTGGCTGAAACGGATTTGTCGCTGGTCGAAAATCAGATTCGCACGGCAAAACCGGCGTTCGTGATTCTCGATTCGATTCAAACCGTAGCGAATCCGGGCATCGATTCCGCGCCGGGAACTTTGACACAAGTTCGTGAAGGCGCGGCGACAATGCAGCGCATCGCCAAAGAAAGCGGCATCCCGATTTTCCTCGTAGGGCACGTCAACAAAGAAGGCAATCTCGCTGGCCCGCGTGCGCTGGAACATATCGTCGATGCGGTTTTGCAACTTGAAGGCGACGAGCATCACAACTTCCGTATCTTGCGCGCGTTGAAAAATCGTTTTGGTTCCACCAACGAACTGGGCGTTTTCGCCATGACAGAAGGCGGCATGGAAGGCGTCGAGAATCCATCACAGTTGTTTCTTTCGGAACGCCAAGCGACCTCGCCCGGTTCGTGCGTGGTGGCAACTGTGGAAGGCTCGCGCCCGTTGTTGGTCGAAGTGCAGGCGCTGTGCGCGCCGAGCTATTTCACATCGCCGCGCCGCACTGTGACAGGCGCCGACTTTAATCGTGTGAACGTCGCGTTGGCTGTTATCGAAAAGCGACTCGGAATGCGGCTGGGCGATATGGATGTTTACGTCAACGTTGTCGGCGGCGTGCGCATCTCAGAACCGGCGCTCGATTTGGGAATCGCGCTCGCTGTCATTTCCAGCTTGCACGACATCCCGCTGCCTTCGGACATTTGCGTTTTTGGTGAAGTTGGTCTGGCCGGTGAAGTGCGTGCGGTCAATAATGCCGACCGCCGTGCGACTGAAGCCGCGCGTCTCGGATTCGCGCGCTGCGTGGTGCCGATGGCGGTTCTGCAGAAACTTCCGGCGCAACTGAAAGACGCGCATGGCGAAACGCTCCTGCGCGGCGCGGCGACTTTACGCGACGCTGTTGCTCACGCCCTGCCCGAAGCACTCAATAAAAAGCTGCCCCGCCGCGAACGCAAGGAAAAAGGTACGGCAGAAAACGACCGTACCTCATCGCGCGAGAATCGCGATATGCGATCCAATACCGGTGCTTACGAGAATTTCAACGCTGCCAATACCGATGCTTGGGGCGAGGAATAA
- a CDS encoding PIN domain-containing protein, which yields MNVNRFLWVATTTLFLITGALAGWALGTFYTAQKIGDSPIVAESMRSLVIGTIVVGMSVVMARVGASLGNRVSASFSRIHEMSIADRVLGICGLLLGLLFGVLITIPLDFSNTFSNAWTVPLINFCIMAVSAMLGMALLQGMRSEMLRVFPALDEATMGTIACSPKFLDTNVIIDGRIADICRTGFIEGPVWVPSFVLHELQYIADSSDSMRRARGRRGLETLNAMRNISLARKLGETPQPAVEVLTDISAAVMRVETVDAKLVALAKEKSGSILTNDYNLNRVAELQGVTVLNINQLALALKPVVLPGEEMTITIVREGKEAGQGIGYLEDGTMVVVNEGRNAIGETCRVTIAQVLQTVAGKMIFGDLKERENRHDLPSEMRESARLRGAGDDLFSGNGHEREEQQSQERRDGREGNDFTTRAGGGVRRKNRTER from the coding sequence ATGAATGTCAACCGTTTTTTGTGGGTCGCCACCACGACGCTCTTTCTTATAACAGGCGCACTTGCGGGTTGGGCGCTGGGAACTTTTTACACAGCCCAAAAAATTGGCGACAGTCCTATCGTTGCCGAATCGATGCGTTCTCTTGTCATTGGTACCATCGTCGTTGGTATGTCGGTAGTGATGGCGCGCGTTGGTGCCTCGCTGGGCAATCGCGTTTCTGCCAGTTTTTCCCGCATTCACGAAATGTCAATTGCCGACCGTGTGTTAGGCATTTGCGGTTTGCTTTTAGGTTTGCTTTTCGGCGTTCTCATCACGATCCCACTCGATTTTTCGAACACCTTTTCCAATGCGTGGACTGTTCCTTTAATCAACTTCTGCATCATGGCGGTCTCGGCGATGCTTGGCATGGCCTTACTGCAGGGAATGCGCAGCGAAATGCTTCGCGTCTTTCCCGCGCTTGACGAAGCCACGATGGGCACCATAGCGTGTTCGCCAAAGTTTCTCGACACCAACGTTATCATTGATGGGCGCATCGCCGATATATGCCGCACCGGTTTTATCGAAGGGCCGGTTTGGGTGCCGTCGTTTGTCTTGCACGAGTTGCAATATATCGCCGATTCCTCCGATTCGATGCGGCGCGCGCGCGGACGGCGCGGGCTGGAAACGCTCAATGCGATGCGAAATATTTCGCTCGCACGCAAGCTGGGCGAAACACCGCAGCCGGCAGTTGAAGTACTCACTGATATTTCGGCAGCTGTAATGCGGGTCGAGACTGTTGATGCCAAGCTGGTGGCGCTTGCCAAAGAAAAAAGCGGATCCATTCTCACCAACGATTACAATTTGAATCGTGTCGCCGAGTTGCAGGGCGTCACGGTGTTGAATATCAATCAGCTGGCCCTCGCGTTGAAACCCGTGGTTTTGCCGGGCGAGGAAATGACGATTACCATCGTGCGCGAAGGCAAAGAAGCCGGGCAGGGCATTGGTTATCTTGAAGATGGAACGATGGTCGTCGTTAACGAAGGCCGCAACGCGATTGGCGAAACGTGCCGCGTGACCATCGCGCAGGTTTTACAAACCGTCGCCGGTAAAATGATCTTCGGCGATTTGAAAGAACGCGAAAATCGCCACGATTTGCCTAGTGAAATGCGAGAAAGTGCGCGGCTGCGTGGTGCAGGTGACGATTTATTTTCCGGAAATGGACATGAACGTGAGGAACAACAGTCGCAGGAACGCCGCGACGGACGCGAAGGAAACGATTTCACTACTCGTGCCGGCGGCGGGGTGCGGCGCAAGAACAGGACTGAACGGTAA
- a CDS encoding IspD/TarI family cytidylyltransferase encodes MPAAGCGARTGLNGNKILAPLDGQPLLWHTLRGLLDSPEDNRNRPYSVDEVVIAARAEEWDDVRSVWSDVAQTLEVIPEFRLVEGGAARQDSVEAAARAARGTFVAVHDAARPFASSELLFRVCDAARETGAAIPAVLASDSVKVARILNAAPVVEQTLDRSLVWLVQTPQVFRREVLLEAFGYARETGFVGTDCASAVEQLINADGSPRFAVRLVEGNRQNFKVTYAADLERAEEICRAQRN; translated from the coding sequence GTGCCGGCGGCGGGGTGCGGCGCAAGAACAGGACTGAACGGTAACAAGATTCTCGCGCCGTTGGACGGACAGCCGCTGCTCTGGCACACGCTGCGCGGCTTGCTCGATTCACCAGAAGACAATCGAAATCGACCGTACTCGGTTGACGAAGTCGTTATTGCTGCGCGGGCCGAAGAATGGGACGATGTGCGCTCCGTGTGGAGCGACGTGGCACAAACGCTCGAAGTAATTCCTGAATTCCGACTCGTTGAAGGCGGCGCGGCGCGGCAGGATTCCGTCGAAGCGGCAGCGCGCGCAGCGAGAGGAACTTTTGTCGCGGTTCATGATGCGGCGCGGCCTTTTGCGTCCTCCGAATTGTTATTTCGTGTGTGCGATGCGGCGCGCGAAACCGGCGCGGCCATTCCCGCTGTTCTCGCCAGCGATTCGGTAAAAGTCGCACGAATTCTCAACGCCGCGCCGGTTGTGGAACAAACTCTCGACCGCTCTCTCGTTTGGTTGGTGCAAACGCCGCAGGTGTTTCGCCGCGAAGTTTTGCTCGAAGCGTTTGGATACGCGCGCGAAACCGGCTTTGTTGGAACCGATTGCGCGAGCGCAGTAGAGCAGTTAATAAACGCCGACGGTTCGCCACGATTCGCGGTGCGCTTGGTCGAAGGCAATCGGCAGAACTTCAAAGTGACCTACGCTGCCGACTTGGAGCGCGCCGAAGAAATTTGTAGGGCGCAACGGAATTGA
- the ispF gene encoding 2-C-methyl-D-erythritol 2,4-cyclodiphosphate synthase produces MQESQSRVGIGYDSHRLGPNRPLMLGGVRVPFELGLIGHSDADVLLHAIGDAICGAAGLPDIGRLFPDTEAQWRGADSWLLLRGIATRAAEKGWELENVDAVLVAQKPKISPYIDAMRGRVADALEPLGTNEVLESRCNRVNIRGKTAESLGPIGAGEGMEAHAVCLLSRKPDVPAM; encoded by the coding sequence ATGCAGGAATCTCAATCACGGGTTGGTATCGGTTACGACAGCCATCGCCTGGGCCCGAATCGCCCGTTGATGCTTGGCGGCGTCAGAGTTCCTTTTGAACTGGGCCTCATCGGTCACTCCGACGCCGATGTTTTGCTTCACGCGATTGGCGATGCGATTTGTGGCGCGGCGGGTTTGCCCGACATCGGGCGGCTTTTTCCCGATACCGAAGCGCAGTGGCGCGGTGCCGATAGCTGGCTCCTTTTGCGCGGCATTGCGACGCGTGCGGCGGAAAAAGGCTGGGAACTGGAGAACGTCGATGCGGTTCTGGTGGCCCAAAAGCCGAAGATTTCGCCGTATATTGATGCAATGCGCGGGCGGGTTGCCGATGCGCTTGAGCCGTTGGGGACAAATGAAGTGTTGGAAAGTCGGTGCAATCGCGTTAACATTCGAGGTAAGACGGCGGAAAGCCTGGGGCCAATCGGCGCGGGCGAGGGCATGGAAGCGCACGCAGTGTGTTTGCTGTCCCGCAAACCAGATGTCCCGGCAATGTGA
- the raiA gene encoding ribosome-associated translation inhibitor RaiA, translated as MASVNVQTKNCEVEDDLQAHIEEKLEHLERLWPKSDETIVRVVQERGRYAAELTLISGGMVLRGEERSANMRQAIDQAIEKLESQMRRYKKKVIARQRRHDNRDDVAGEVLNVRLPSAGMAADGVSPSAAVQNGNGDHDHDEEASLSVVRVKRFALKPMSTEEAALQMGLLGHNFFVFRDAESNQTSVVYRRSNGGYGLIEPVSD; from the coding sequence ATGGCAAGCGTTAACGTACAAACGAAAAACTGCGAAGTCGAAGACGATCTGCAAGCGCACATCGAAGAGAAGTTGGAACATCTCGAACGGTTGTGGCCCAAGTCGGACGAAACAATCGTTCGTGTCGTACAAGAGCGCGGGCGCTACGCCGCAGAACTGACGCTGATTTCCGGCGGCATGGTTTTGCGGGGCGAAGAGCGCTCGGCCAATATGCGCCAGGCTATTGATCAGGCAATCGAAAAACTCGAAAGCCAGATGCGTCGTTATAAGAAGAAAGTGATCGCGCGTCAACGCCGCCACGACAACCGTGACGACGTAGCGGGCGAGGTGCTGAATGTTCGGTTGCCAAGCGCCGGAATGGCGGCGGATGGCGTGAGCCCGAGCGCTGCAGTGCAAAACGGTAACGGTGATCACGACCATGACGAGGAAGCGTCGCTAAGCGTAGTGCGCGTTAAGCGTTTCGCGCTTAAGCCGATGTCAACCGAGGAAGCGGCGCTACAAATGGGGTTGTTGGGACACAACTTCTTTGTGTTCCGCGATGCCGAATCGAATCAAACCAGCGTCGTTTATCGGCGCAGCAACGGTGGCTATGGCTTAATCGAGCCGGTCTCCGATTAA